The Equus asinus isolate D_3611 breed Donkey chromosome 4, EquAss-T2T_v2, whole genome shotgun sequence genome has a segment encoding these proteins:
- the SGSM3 gene encoding small G protein signaling modulator 3 isoform X1, producing MSGSHVPSASGPFSALTPSMWPQEILAKYTQKEESEEQPEFYYDEFGFRVDKEDGADPSSSKLPGVSLMEDPPQRLRWQAHLEFTHNHDVGDLTWDKIAVSLPRSEKLRSLVLAGIPHSMRPQLWMRLSGALQKKRGSELSYREIVKNSSNDETIAAKQIEKDLLRTMPSNACFANVSSIGVPRLRRVLRALAWLYPEIGYCQGTGMVAACLLLFLEEEDAFWMMCAIIEDLLPASYFSTTLLGVQTDQRVLRHLIVQYLPRLDKLLQEHDIELSLITLHWFLTAFASVVHIRLLLRLWDLFFYEGSLVLFQTTLGMLRLKEEELIQSENSASIFNTLSDIPSQIQDAELLLGEAMRLAGCLTDVAVETQRRKHLAYLIADQGPLLGTSATTSLSQVVRRRTQRRKSGITSLLFGEDDLEALKAKNIKQTELVADLREAILRVARHFQCTDPKNCSVELTPDYSMESHQRDHENYVACSRSHRRRAKALLDFERHDDDELGFRKNDIITIISQKDEHCWVGELNGLRGWFPAKFVEVLDERSKEYSVAGDDAVTEAVTDLVRGTLCPALKALFEHGLKKPSLLGGACHPWLFIEEAAGREVERDFDSVYSRLVLCKTYRLDEDGKVLTPEELLYRAVQSVNVTHDAAHAQMDVKLRSLICVGLNEQVLHLWLEVLCSSLPTVEKWYQPWSFLRSPGWVQIKCELRVLCCFAFSLSQDWELPAKREEEKQPLKEGVQDMLVKHHLFSWDIDG from the exons ATGTCAG GAAGCCATGTGCCTTCTGCCAGTGGCCCCTTCTCAGCCCTAACTCCAAGCATGTGGCCTCAGGAGATCCTGGCCAAGTACACGCAG AAGGAAGAGTCAGAGGAGCAACCAGAGTTCTATTATGATGAGTTTGGCTTCCGTGTGGACAAGGAAG ATGGTGCTGACCCCAGTTCCAGCAAGCTGCCAGGTGTGTCTCTGATGGAGGACCCTCCACAGAGGCTGCGGTGGCAGGCCCACCTGGAGTTCACCCATAATCATGACGTGGGGGATCTCACCTGGGACAAGATTGCTGTCTCCCTACCCCGCTCTGAGAAGCTTCGCTCCCTGGTGCTggctggcatcccacacagcatgAGGCCCCAG TTGTGGATGCGGCTCTCCGGGGCCCTGCAGAAGAAGAGGGGTTCCGAGCTGTCCTACCGAGAGATTGTGAAAAACAGCTCCAACGACGAGACCATTGCTGCCAAACAG ATTGAGAAGGACCTGCTCCGCACCATGCCCAGCAACGCCTGCTTCGCCAACGTGAGCAGCATCGGGGTGCCCCGCCTGCGCAGGGTCCTCCGAGCACTGGCCTGGCTCTACCCAGAGATTGGCTACTGCCAGGGCACGGGCATG GTGGCCGCCTGCCTCCTGctgttcctggaggaggaggatgcctTCTGGATGATGTGCGCCATCATCGAGgacctgctccctgcctcctACTTCAGCACCACCCTGCTGGGTGTCCAGACAGACCAGCGGGTCCTGCGCCACCTCATCGTCCAGTACCTGCCTCGCTTGGACAAGCTGCTCCAGGAGCATGACATCG AGCTGTCCCTGATCACATTGCACTGGTTCCTCACGGCCTTCGCCAGCGTCGTGCACATCAGGCTGCTGCTGCGCCTCTGGGACCTGTTCTTCTACGAGGGCTCCCTGGTGCTGTTCCAGACCACTCTGGGCATGCTGCGCCTCAAG GAGGAGGAGCTGATCCAGTCCGAGAACTCGGCCTCCATCTTCAACACGCTCTCAGACATACCATCACAGATCCAGGACgcagagctgctgctgggggAAGCCATGCGGCTGGCTGGCTGCCTCACCGATGTGGCCGTGGAGACCCAGCGCCGCAAGCATCTGGCCTACCTCATTGCAGACCAGGGCCCACTCCTGGGAACCAGCGCCACCACCAGCCTCTCTCAG GTTGTTCGGCGCAGGACCCAGCGGAGGAAGTCTGGCATCACCTCACTGCTCTTTG GGGAGGACGACCTGGAGGCGCTCAAGGCTAAGAACATCAAGCAGACGGAACTGGTGGCTGATCTCCGGGAAGCCATCCTGCGCGTGGCACGCCATTTCCAGTGCACAGACCCCAAAAACTGTAGTGTG GAGCTGACCCCCGACTACAGCATGGAGAGCCATCAGCGAGACCACGAGAACTACGTGGCATGCTCACGCAGCCACCGGCGCCGGGCCAAGGCCCTGCTGGACTTTGAGCGACACGATGACGATGAGCTGGGCTTCCGCAAGAATGACATCATCACG ATCATTTCCCAGAAGGATGAGCACTGCTGGGTCGGGGAGCTGAATGGCCTGAGAG GCTGGTTTCCAGCCAAGTTTGTGGAAGTCCTGGATGAACGGAGCAAAGAG TACTCCGTCGCCGGGGACGACGCTGTGACAGAGGCGGTCACTGACCTTGTTCGAGggaccctctgcccagccctcaaGGCCCTGTTTGAACATGGACTGAAGAAGCCGTCCCTCCTTGGGGGTGCCTGCCACCCCTGGTTGTTTATCGAGGAG GCGGCCGGCCGGGAGGTGGAAAGAGACTTCGACTCCGTGTATTCACGCCTAGTGCTGTGTAAGACATACAG GTTGGATGAAGACGGCAAAGTCTTGACCCCGGAGGAGCTGCTCTACCGG GCTGTGCAGTCCGTCAATGTGACCCATGATGCTGCACACGCGCAAATGGATGTCAAGCTCCGCTCCCTTATCTGTGTGGGGCTCAA CGAGCAGGTCTTGCACCTGTGGCTGGAGGTGCTCTGCTCCAGCCTGCCGACGGTGGAGAAGTGGTACCAGCCCTGGTCCTTCCTGCGCAGCCCCGGCTGGGTCCAGATCAAATGTGAGCTCCG cGTCCTCTGCTGCTTCGccttcagcctctcccaggactGGGAACTTCCTGCCAAGAGAGAG GAGGAGAAGCAGCCCCTGAAGGAGGGTGTCCAGGACATGCTGGTGAAGCATCACCTTTTCAGCTGGGACATAGATGGTTGA
- the SGSM3 gene encoding small G protein signaling modulator 3 isoform X3, which translates to MMSLASVWTRKRLRWQAHLEFTHNHDVGDLTWDKIAVSLPRSEKLRSLVLAGIPHSMRPQLWMRLSGALQKKRGSELSYREIVKNSSNDETIAAKQIEKDLLRTMPSNACFANVSSIGVPRLRRVLRALAWLYPEIGYCQGTGMVAACLLLFLEEEDAFWMMCAIIEDLLPASYFSTTLLGVQTDQRVLRHLIVQYLPRLDKLLQEHDIELSLITLHWFLTAFASVVHIRLLLRLWDLFFYEGSLVLFQTTLGMLRLKEEELIQSENSASIFNTLSDIPSQIQDAELLLGEAMRLAGCLTDVAVETQRRKHLAYLIADQGPLLGTSATTSLSQVVRRRTQRRKSGITSLLFGEDDLEALKAKNIKQTELVADLREAILRVARHFQCTDPKNCSVELTPDYSMESHQRDHENYVACSRSHRRRAKALLDFERHDDDELGFRKNDIITIISQKDEHCWVGELNGLRGWFPAKFVEVLDERSKEYSVAGDDAVTEAVTDLVRGTLCPALKALFEHGLKKPSLLGGACHPWLFIEEAAGREVERDFDSVYSRLVLCKTYRLDEDGKVLTPEELLYRAVQSVNVTHDAAHAQMDVKLRSLICVGLNEQVLHLWLEVLCSSLPTVEKWYQPWSFLRSPGWVQIKCELRVLCCFAFSLSQDWELPAKREEEKQPLKEGVQDMLVKHHLFSWDIDG; encoded by the exons ATGATGAGTTTGGCTTCCGTGTGGACAAGGAAG AGGCTGCGGTGGCAGGCCCACCTGGAGTTCACCCATAATCATGACGTGGGGGATCTCACCTGGGACAAGATTGCTGTCTCCCTACCCCGCTCTGAGAAGCTTCGCTCCCTGGTGCTggctggcatcccacacagcatgAGGCCCCAG TTGTGGATGCGGCTCTCCGGGGCCCTGCAGAAGAAGAGGGGTTCCGAGCTGTCCTACCGAGAGATTGTGAAAAACAGCTCCAACGACGAGACCATTGCTGCCAAACAG ATTGAGAAGGACCTGCTCCGCACCATGCCCAGCAACGCCTGCTTCGCCAACGTGAGCAGCATCGGGGTGCCCCGCCTGCGCAGGGTCCTCCGAGCACTGGCCTGGCTCTACCCAGAGATTGGCTACTGCCAGGGCACGGGCATG GTGGCCGCCTGCCTCCTGctgttcctggaggaggaggatgcctTCTGGATGATGTGCGCCATCATCGAGgacctgctccctgcctcctACTTCAGCACCACCCTGCTGGGTGTCCAGACAGACCAGCGGGTCCTGCGCCACCTCATCGTCCAGTACCTGCCTCGCTTGGACAAGCTGCTCCAGGAGCATGACATCG AGCTGTCCCTGATCACATTGCACTGGTTCCTCACGGCCTTCGCCAGCGTCGTGCACATCAGGCTGCTGCTGCGCCTCTGGGACCTGTTCTTCTACGAGGGCTCCCTGGTGCTGTTCCAGACCACTCTGGGCATGCTGCGCCTCAAG GAGGAGGAGCTGATCCAGTCCGAGAACTCGGCCTCCATCTTCAACACGCTCTCAGACATACCATCACAGATCCAGGACgcagagctgctgctgggggAAGCCATGCGGCTGGCTGGCTGCCTCACCGATGTGGCCGTGGAGACCCAGCGCCGCAAGCATCTGGCCTACCTCATTGCAGACCAGGGCCCACTCCTGGGAACCAGCGCCACCACCAGCCTCTCTCAG GTTGTTCGGCGCAGGACCCAGCGGAGGAAGTCTGGCATCACCTCACTGCTCTTTG GGGAGGACGACCTGGAGGCGCTCAAGGCTAAGAACATCAAGCAGACGGAACTGGTGGCTGATCTCCGGGAAGCCATCCTGCGCGTGGCACGCCATTTCCAGTGCACAGACCCCAAAAACTGTAGTGTG GAGCTGACCCCCGACTACAGCATGGAGAGCCATCAGCGAGACCACGAGAACTACGTGGCATGCTCACGCAGCCACCGGCGCCGGGCCAAGGCCCTGCTGGACTTTGAGCGACACGATGACGATGAGCTGGGCTTCCGCAAGAATGACATCATCACG ATCATTTCCCAGAAGGATGAGCACTGCTGGGTCGGGGAGCTGAATGGCCTGAGAG GCTGGTTTCCAGCCAAGTTTGTGGAAGTCCTGGATGAACGGAGCAAAGAG TACTCCGTCGCCGGGGACGACGCTGTGACAGAGGCGGTCACTGACCTTGTTCGAGggaccctctgcccagccctcaaGGCCCTGTTTGAACATGGACTGAAGAAGCCGTCCCTCCTTGGGGGTGCCTGCCACCCCTGGTTGTTTATCGAGGAG GCGGCCGGCCGGGAGGTGGAAAGAGACTTCGACTCCGTGTATTCACGCCTAGTGCTGTGTAAGACATACAG GTTGGATGAAGACGGCAAAGTCTTGACCCCGGAGGAGCTGCTCTACCGG GCTGTGCAGTCCGTCAATGTGACCCATGATGCTGCACACGCGCAAATGGATGTCAAGCTCCGCTCCCTTATCTGTGTGGGGCTCAA CGAGCAGGTCTTGCACCTGTGGCTGGAGGTGCTCTGCTCCAGCCTGCCGACGGTGGAGAAGTGGTACCAGCCCTGGTCCTTCCTGCGCAGCCCCGGCTGGGTCCAGATCAAATGTGAGCTCCG cGTCCTCTGCTGCTTCGccttcagcctctcccaggactGGGAACTTCCTGCCAAGAGAGAG GAGGAGAAGCAGCCCCTGAAGGAGGGTGTCCAGGACATGCTGGTGAAGCATCACCTTTTCAGCTGGGACATAGATGGTTGA
- the SGSM3 gene encoding small G protein signaling modulator 3 isoform X2, which produces MSGSHVPSASGPFSALTPSMWPQEILAKYTQKEESEEQPEFYYDEFGFRVDKEDGADPSSSKLPGVSLMEDPPQRLRWQAHLEFTHNHDVGDLTWDKIAVSLPRSEKLRSLVLAGIPHSMRPQLWMRLSGALQKKRGSELSYREIVKNSSNDETIAAKQVAACLLLFLEEEDAFWMMCAIIEDLLPASYFSTTLLGVQTDQRVLRHLIVQYLPRLDKLLQEHDIELSLITLHWFLTAFASVVHIRLLLRLWDLFFYEGSLVLFQTTLGMLRLKEEELIQSENSASIFNTLSDIPSQIQDAELLLGEAMRLAGCLTDVAVETQRRKHLAYLIADQGPLLGTSATTSLSQVVRRRTQRRKSGITSLLFGEDDLEALKAKNIKQTELVADLREAILRVARHFQCTDPKNCSVELTPDYSMESHQRDHENYVACSRSHRRRAKALLDFERHDDDELGFRKNDIITIISQKDEHCWVGELNGLRGWFPAKFVEVLDERSKEYSVAGDDAVTEAVTDLVRGTLCPALKALFEHGLKKPSLLGGACHPWLFIEEAAGREVERDFDSVYSRLVLCKTYRLDEDGKVLTPEELLYRAVQSVNVTHDAAHAQMDVKLRSLICVGLNEQVLHLWLEVLCSSLPTVEKWYQPWSFLRSPGWVQIKCELRVLCCFAFSLSQDWELPAKREEEKQPLKEGVQDMLVKHHLFSWDIDG; this is translated from the exons ATGTCAG GAAGCCATGTGCCTTCTGCCAGTGGCCCCTTCTCAGCCCTAACTCCAAGCATGTGGCCTCAGGAGATCCTGGCCAAGTACACGCAG AAGGAAGAGTCAGAGGAGCAACCAGAGTTCTATTATGATGAGTTTGGCTTCCGTGTGGACAAGGAAG ATGGTGCTGACCCCAGTTCCAGCAAGCTGCCAGGTGTGTCTCTGATGGAGGACCCTCCACAGAGGCTGCGGTGGCAGGCCCACCTGGAGTTCACCCATAATCATGACGTGGGGGATCTCACCTGGGACAAGATTGCTGTCTCCCTACCCCGCTCTGAGAAGCTTCGCTCCCTGGTGCTggctggcatcccacacagcatgAGGCCCCAG TTGTGGATGCGGCTCTCCGGGGCCCTGCAGAAGAAGAGGGGTTCCGAGCTGTCCTACCGAGAGATTGTGAAAAACAGCTCCAACGACGAGACCATTGCTGCCAAACAG GTGGCCGCCTGCCTCCTGctgttcctggaggaggaggatgcctTCTGGATGATGTGCGCCATCATCGAGgacctgctccctgcctcctACTTCAGCACCACCCTGCTGGGTGTCCAGACAGACCAGCGGGTCCTGCGCCACCTCATCGTCCAGTACCTGCCTCGCTTGGACAAGCTGCTCCAGGAGCATGACATCG AGCTGTCCCTGATCACATTGCACTGGTTCCTCACGGCCTTCGCCAGCGTCGTGCACATCAGGCTGCTGCTGCGCCTCTGGGACCTGTTCTTCTACGAGGGCTCCCTGGTGCTGTTCCAGACCACTCTGGGCATGCTGCGCCTCAAG GAGGAGGAGCTGATCCAGTCCGAGAACTCGGCCTCCATCTTCAACACGCTCTCAGACATACCATCACAGATCCAGGACgcagagctgctgctgggggAAGCCATGCGGCTGGCTGGCTGCCTCACCGATGTGGCCGTGGAGACCCAGCGCCGCAAGCATCTGGCCTACCTCATTGCAGACCAGGGCCCACTCCTGGGAACCAGCGCCACCACCAGCCTCTCTCAG GTTGTTCGGCGCAGGACCCAGCGGAGGAAGTCTGGCATCACCTCACTGCTCTTTG GGGAGGACGACCTGGAGGCGCTCAAGGCTAAGAACATCAAGCAGACGGAACTGGTGGCTGATCTCCGGGAAGCCATCCTGCGCGTGGCACGCCATTTCCAGTGCACAGACCCCAAAAACTGTAGTGTG GAGCTGACCCCCGACTACAGCATGGAGAGCCATCAGCGAGACCACGAGAACTACGTGGCATGCTCACGCAGCCACCGGCGCCGGGCCAAGGCCCTGCTGGACTTTGAGCGACACGATGACGATGAGCTGGGCTTCCGCAAGAATGACATCATCACG ATCATTTCCCAGAAGGATGAGCACTGCTGGGTCGGGGAGCTGAATGGCCTGAGAG GCTGGTTTCCAGCCAAGTTTGTGGAAGTCCTGGATGAACGGAGCAAAGAG TACTCCGTCGCCGGGGACGACGCTGTGACAGAGGCGGTCACTGACCTTGTTCGAGggaccctctgcccagccctcaaGGCCCTGTTTGAACATGGACTGAAGAAGCCGTCCCTCCTTGGGGGTGCCTGCCACCCCTGGTTGTTTATCGAGGAG GCGGCCGGCCGGGAGGTGGAAAGAGACTTCGACTCCGTGTATTCACGCCTAGTGCTGTGTAAGACATACAG GTTGGATGAAGACGGCAAAGTCTTGACCCCGGAGGAGCTGCTCTACCGG GCTGTGCAGTCCGTCAATGTGACCCATGATGCTGCACACGCGCAAATGGATGTCAAGCTCCGCTCCCTTATCTGTGTGGGGCTCAA CGAGCAGGTCTTGCACCTGTGGCTGGAGGTGCTCTGCTCCAGCCTGCCGACGGTGGAGAAGTGGTACCAGCCCTGGTCCTTCCTGCGCAGCCCCGGCTGGGTCCAGATCAAATGTGAGCTCCG cGTCCTCTGCTGCTTCGccttcagcctctcccaggactGGGAACTTCCTGCCAAGAGAGAG GAGGAGAAGCAGCCCCTGAAGGAGGGTGTCCAGGACATGCTGGTGAAGCATCACCTTTTCAGCTGGGACATAGATGGTTGA
- the SGSM3 gene encoding small G protein signaling modulator 3 isoform X4, translated as MMSLASVWTRKRLRWQAHLEFTHNHDVGDLTWDKIAVSLPRSEKLRSLVLAGIPHSMRPQLWMRLSGALQKKRGSELSYREIVKNSSNDETIAAKQVAACLLLFLEEEDAFWMMCAIIEDLLPASYFSTTLLGVQTDQRVLRHLIVQYLPRLDKLLQEHDIELSLITLHWFLTAFASVVHIRLLLRLWDLFFYEGSLVLFQTTLGMLRLKEEELIQSENSASIFNTLSDIPSQIQDAELLLGEAMRLAGCLTDVAVETQRRKHLAYLIADQGPLLGTSATTSLSQVVRRRTQRRKSGITSLLFGEDDLEALKAKNIKQTELVADLREAILRVARHFQCTDPKNCSVELTPDYSMESHQRDHENYVACSRSHRRRAKALLDFERHDDDELGFRKNDIITIISQKDEHCWVGELNGLRGWFPAKFVEVLDERSKEYSVAGDDAVTEAVTDLVRGTLCPALKALFEHGLKKPSLLGGACHPWLFIEEAAGREVERDFDSVYSRLVLCKTYRLDEDGKVLTPEELLYRAVQSVNVTHDAAHAQMDVKLRSLICVGLNEQVLHLWLEVLCSSLPTVEKWYQPWSFLRSPGWVQIKCELRVLCCFAFSLSQDWELPAKREEEKQPLKEGVQDMLVKHHLFSWDIDG; from the exons ATGATGAGTTTGGCTTCCGTGTGGACAAGGAAG AGGCTGCGGTGGCAGGCCCACCTGGAGTTCACCCATAATCATGACGTGGGGGATCTCACCTGGGACAAGATTGCTGTCTCCCTACCCCGCTCTGAGAAGCTTCGCTCCCTGGTGCTggctggcatcccacacagcatgAGGCCCCAG TTGTGGATGCGGCTCTCCGGGGCCCTGCAGAAGAAGAGGGGTTCCGAGCTGTCCTACCGAGAGATTGTGAAAAACAGCTCCAACGACGAGACCATTGCTGCCAAACAG GTGGCCGCCTGCCTCCTGctgttcctggaggaggaggatgcctTCTGGATGATGTGCGCCATCATCGAGgacctgctccctgcctcctACTTCAGCACCACCCTGCTGGGTGTCCAGACAGACCAGCGGGTCCTGCGCCACCTCATCGTCCAGTACCTGCCTCGCTTGGACAAGCTGCTCCAGGAGCATGACATCG AGCTGTCCCTGATCACATTGCACTGGTTCCTCACGGCCTTCGCCAGCGTCGTGCACATCAGGCTGCTGCTGCGCCTCTGGGACCTGTTCTTCTACGAGGGCTCCCTGGTGCTGTTCCAGACCACTCTGGGCATGCTGCGCCTCAAG GAGGAGGAGCTGATCCAGTCCGAGAACTCGGCCTCCATCTTCAACACGCTCTCAGACATACCATCACAGATCCAGGACgcagagctgctgctgggggAAGCCATGCGGCTGGCTGGCTGCCTCACCGATGTGGCCGTGGAGACCCAGCGCCGCAAGCATCTGGCCTACCTCATTGCAGACCAGGGCCCACTCCTGGGAACCAGCGCCACCACCAGCCTCTCTCAG GTTGTTCGGCGCAGGACCCAGCGGAGGAAGTCTGGCATCACCTCACTGCTCTTTG GGGAGGACGACCTGGAGGCGCTCAAGGCTAAGAACATCAAGCAGACGGAACTGGTGGCTGATCTCCGGGAAGCCATCCTGCGCGTGGCACGCCATTTCCAGTGCACAGACCCCAAAAACTGTAGTGTG GAGCTGACCCCCGACTACAGCATGGAGAGCCATCAGCGAGACCACGAGAACTACGTGGCATGCTCACGCAGCCACCGGCGCCGGGCCAAGGCCCTGCTGGACTTTGAGCGACACGATGACGATGAGCTGGGCTTCCGCAAGAATGACATCATCACG ATCATTTCCCAGAAGGATGAGCACTGCTGGGTCGGGGAGCTGAATGGCCTGAGAG GCTGGTTTCCAGCCAAGTTTGTGGAAGTCCTGGATGAACGGAGCAAAGAG TACTCCGTCGCCGGGGACGACGCTGTGACAGAGGCGGTCACTGACCTTGTTCGAGggaccctctgcccagccctcaaGGCCCTGTTTGAACATGGACTGAAGAAGCCGTCCCTCCTTGGGGGTGCCTGCCACCCCTGGTTGTTTATCGAGGAG GCGGCCGGCCGGGAGGTGGAAAGAGACTTCGACTCCGTGTATTCACGCCTAGTGCTGTGTAAGACATACAG GTTGGATGAAGACGGCAAAGTCTTGACCCCGGAGGAGCTGCTCTACCGG GCTGTGCAGTCCGTCAATGTGACCCATGATGCTGCACACGCGCAAATGGATGTCAAGCTCCGCTCCCTTATCTGTGTGGGGCTCAA CGAGCAGGTCTTGCACCTGTGGCTGGAGGTGCTCTGCTCCAGCCTGCCGACGGTGGAGAAGTGGTACCAGCCCTGGTCCTTCCTGCGCAGCCCCGGCTGGGTCCAGATCAAATGTGAGCTCCG cGTCCTCTGCTGCTTCGccttcagcctctcccaggactGGGAACTTCCTGCCAAGAGAGAG GAGGAGAAGCAGCCCCTGAAGGAGGGTGTCCAGGACATGCTGGTGAAGCATCACCTTTTCAGCTGGGACATAGATGGTTGA